The sequence CCGTATTGAAATTTTTTGTCTtctaaactaaaagaaaataaatctgctTGTAGAAGTCATGGCCTAAACAAATGCCCCCAATTCcttattttccaattttacaTTGATACTCTGAAGTGTTTAATACCCAACAATCTTatgaatttagaattttttttaaatcccagaagcaacaaatgtaaaaggaataaaacaagaGCCAAACATGACCACTGTCTACTTTCTAAATTATTACTCATTACAAGgcaaaacttctttcaaaattgtacACTGAGGTTTATCTGTTTTGGGGGGTAAGaggagttctttttaaaaataactcttattatCACTTTATTTCTGTTCATCAAATAGCATCCAAAAGGAAATTCAAGGTGATCCAAAATTATCTTCAGAGGGACAAAACTGAGAGGATGGTGGAACGCTTGGGAAAGCACATAATCTCCCCAGGTTCATAGACGCAACTCTAAAAACCACAAAGCCTTAATAAGAACGTTAGCTCTTTTAAGCATATAGTTAAAAGCGGAATGCTGCATTTTTGCCTGTACATAattaaaaggttaaaagaaaTTAGAATCTGCCTACTGCTTCATTCATTACAAATTACCGGCACTGATCACATATTTGCAGATGAGCTAAGCATCAAGCAAGTTGGAACCAGATGTGCACTTTGGAGCTCACGCTGCTTCAGGAAGTGAGTTTTCAAGCATAGAATATAAGTTCGGGGATCTGCCCTCCCTGTACCCCAGTGCCATTGGTGCTATCTGAGGAGCACTGAAACTGGACAGTCACTTTGCCACACTGAACTTCTGTCATGCCTTCTTGTCCAAAGTAGCTGAGTTCATTGCCATCCAGTATCACACTGGCTGTGTAGAAGGTGTCTGGCTCAATCTGCACTGGGTATTCAAACCACACCGGAAAGGTATTGCTGGACCCATCTGAGAAGTACTTGCTCAAGTTCTGCCCCAGGACAACGCCCTGCCGCTTAAGTTCAATCTTGGCACTGTATTCTGCAGAACCACAGCTGGAGCCATACAGCCCAAAGCCAGCAATGAACACTCTTTTATCAACTGCAAACTGGATGCTGTCACAGCGACCCCGATAGCGCCATTGGTTGCTTCGATAGGCACATGACTGGAATCGGTGACAGCGCTGGGGGACAAGGCCCTTGCGGGCTTTACTCACAAACTGCAGCTCAGGCTTTTTGGCTGCAGTATACCAGAGGAAGATGTCGTTGGTCTCATTGAGAGTTAATACTCCGGACTGTGCAGCACCATTTGCAAAATCATCGAGGGCCATTGTGGGTATGCGGATCAAGTAAAGTGCCTTTCCTAGGACCTTGCGTTTATTTTCAATGCTCAACGCTAGATCTTGTCGTTGGCATTCTACTTCAGCCCAGTTGAGAGCTGCCTCAAAAACCACAATTTCTTTGGCATTCAGAGTTTCCCTACGGAGAATACTTTCTAGTGTCTGGAAGTCGATATCGCAGAATCCCTCAGACTTGAGAGCTAACTCAGCCTGGGCATCAATCACCTCCCAGCAACGCTGGGTCAGGTCTGGCTCCTCGAACAGGCAGCTCTGAGAAAGGAGCACACAGGCATTCTTGgcactcaggctggtctccaggaAATTAACACAGGCTCTGGCAAGGTGAGGGACAATGTACTTTTTGGCAGCATAAAGTGTGGCCAGCACTGTGTCGGCAGCCAAGTCAATTTCATCACAATAGATATATCTGTAAAAAGCACATAACATGTAAGTGGAATTTTCACAAAATGAGTACAACCACTCATTTGAAAAGATACAACCACTTTCAAGTTTGTTCTGAGAACATCATCTTATGTGACagttattacaaatatatttggAGAGTAAAGGAACATCTGAAACATACTAATACATCATTAATATTTCAACCCAGTAGTAAAGTTTGTAAAGTAATTAAAGATATTAACTTTGTGCTACCATTCTAGCCTCTATTTTCTAAGCTGCACTCAGTGTCATCTCAACAAAACAGAAGCTATTGAAACTGAAAAAGAACTGCATATTGAATAGTCAACAttacaaaaaaatagcaaaattctactatatatactatattatatttaATCAAGAATAGTCTCATT comes from Macaca mulatta isolate MMU2019108-1 chromosome 10, T2T-MMU8v2.0, whole genome shotgun sequence and encodes:
- the BTBD3 gene encoding BTB/POZ domain-containing protein 3 isoform X1, with the protein product MAADIFPRKKPANSSSTSVQQYHQQNLSNNNLIPAPNWQGLYPTIRERNAVMFNNDLMADVHFVVGPPGGTQRLPGHKYVLAVGSSVFHAMFYGELAEDKDEIRIPDVEPAAFLAMLKYIYCDEIDLAADTVLATLYAAKKYIVPHLARACVNFLETSLSAKNACVLLSQSCLFEEPDLTQRCWEVIDAQAELALKSEGFCDIDFQTLESILRRETLNAKEIVVFEAALNWAEVECQRQDLALSIENKRKVLGKALYLIRIPTMALDDFANGAAQSGVLTLNETNDIFLWYTAAKKPELQFVSKARKGLVPQRCHRFQSCAYRSNQWRYRGRCDSIQFAVDKRVFIAGFGLYGSSCGSAEYSAKIELKRQGVVLGQNLSKYFSDGSSNTFPVWFEYPVQIEPDTFYTASVILDGNELSYFGQEGMTEVQCGKVTVQFQCSSDSTNGTGVQGGQIPELIFYA
- the BTBD3 gene encoding BTB/POZ domain-containing protein 3 isoform X3 — protein: MFYGELAEDKDEIRIPDVEPAAFLAMLKYIYCDEIDLAADTVLATLYAAKKYIVPHLARACVNFLETSLSAKNACVLLSQSCLFEEPDLTQRCWEVIDAQAELALKSEGFCDIDFQTLESILRRETLNAKEIVVFEAALNWAEVECQRQDLALSIENKRKVLGKALYLIRIPTMALDDFANGAAQSGVLTLNETNDIFLWYTAAKKPELQFVSKARKGLVPQRCHRFQSCAYRSNQWRYRGRCDSIQFAVDKRVFIAGFGLYGSSCGSAEYSAKIELKRQGVVLGQNLSKYFSDGSSNTFPVWFEYPVQIEPDTFYTASVILDGNELSYFGQEGMTEVQCGKVTVQFQCSSDSTNGTGVQGGQIPELIFYA
- the BTBD3 gene encoding BTB/POZ domain-containing protein 3 isoform X2; translated protein: MVDDKEKNMKCLTFFLMLPETVKNRSKKSSKKANTSSSSSNSSKLPPVCYEIITLKTKKKKMAADIFPRKKPANSSSTSVQQYHQQNLSNNNLIPAPNWQGLYPTIRERNAVMFNNDLMADVHFVVGPPGGTQRLPGHKYVLAVGSSVFHAMFYGELAEDKDEIRIPDVEPAAFLAMLKYIYCDEIDLAADTVLATLYAAKKYIVPHLARACVNFLETSLSAKNACVLLSQSCLFEEPDLTQRCWEVIDAQAELALKSEGFCDIDFQTLESILRRETLNAKEIVVFEAALNWAEVECQRQDLALSIENKRKVLGKALYLIRIPTMALDDFANGAAQSGVLTLNETNDIFLWYTAAKKPELQFVSKARKGLVPQRCHRFQSCAYRSNQWRYRGRCDSIQFAVDKRVFIAGFGLYGSSCGSAEYSAKIELKRQGVVLGQNLSKYFSDGSSNTFPVWFEYPVQIEPDTFYTASVILDGNELSYFGQEGMTEVQCGKVTVQFQCSSDSTNGTGVQGGQIPELIFYA